The genomic window CTGTTACACGTTTGCTTTTATTCTTTAGGGGAGAAAGCAGAAAGTGTGGATGTGTTATTACAAGTTTTGGAGAAAAATAAGGAAGAAGCAATTTAGTGAAAAAAATGTAATGTACAGTAAAAATCTAAGcaaactgcagtgtaaacatatgtATTATTGCAGAATATTAAATatcaagaaaataaacaaaataaattgagATATTATAATAACAATTTATCAAAATTATAGCCTGAATTTTCACTAGTAAAAACATGCAGGACTTTTACTATCAGATTGTAAATCGAAGTTTGGATCTAAGTGGTAGTTAGCGTCCCTGTAACCAGGATGTGATGGACTGATTTGAGTCTCCTCTGGCTTATCCTAGTTTAACAACTATGTAACGTCCCTGCCTATAATGGAGTTTGGTCCAATTTATACTAGTGTAAGCAAGCCGATATTCAGTTGTGGAGTTTGATCGTAGTGTCAGCTTCCCCTACACCTACATATACAAATGATGTTGAACACCCACCAGCTCTCCAGTTTTGCCTGGAGCATCTTATCTGGCACTTCAGCTGTGTCTAGGAGAATATTGCATATAATTCTTCAAGTGATGTATCTTTCATGGATAAAAAGCGCTACCCCGTGGTTTTGTTCTGGAGCATTAGCACAATTAAGGAAAGAAGGCAAACTGAACCTTGTGACAGAAAGGCTCAAAGCAAGATgaccaacccccccacccactctaTCTTCATGTCTCCATGCATATAGGACTGCCATACCTTCATTCATAAATGTGTACTGTAGTCAGGACAGGGCTTGCTGTGTCTGTATTGCATGATATAAACTGTAGATTGATGCCACCAATACAACATTACTACTGCAAGGATATGCCATACTTGGTGACTAGAGCCGAGGTAGTTTAATTGTCCTTTTGGAAAAAGCAAAAAGATTGTCTGTTATTATATTCAATATAACTACTGCAGTAACAATTCTAGCCTGGAGGTTGAAGCTCTCATGCATTTGAACAATTTCTGATAAACATGCATGCATTGAAGGGAAAGTACTGTATATCTCTGGGCCAGCTTTAAACTGAAAATATATGCAAGTGCATTAAGTGTATGCTCAGATTATGTATTTGCAGGCCCATCTGACCACTTAAGCATACAAGGGTTTGTCTATACTCATGTTTTTAGGTACTGGTACAAACCCTTAGTGAGGACACAATGCAAGAGCCAGTTTACACTAATACCCAACATTTACACTAGGGGTTTGTAACAGTGCAGCTATATGGGTGGCTATAAACCCCAGTGCCCATAAGCAATTGCCATGTGTACAGATACAGAATGCACATGGACACACTGGGTATTTGAGCATGCATGATACACCTGGGCAAACAAAGGAGCAATCTAACTGGAAAATCTGGACCTGACTGGTGTTTAATACCCAAACCTACTAAAGTAAGTAAAGTGAGCTAACTGAACCCCAAGGactagagaagcagcaaaaaagTGGATGCTCACTAGCTACCAGCCTCCTCCAGGGCCCAATTCAAACCCCATGGAAACTAATAAGGTCCTTTCACtaacttttaattaaaagttaTATTGGATCCTAGTACTCAATATAATACTACAATAGGGAACCTGTCACTGgtacaattaaaatattttccaaagttGAATCTCTACATGGGAATTTATTGCAAGTGGTTAACTTTCAATATATCACAATTTAATTTCTATTTATATTACAGTGGTGGTATTCTCTGCAATAAATACCACGTTCCCTTTAATGAAATGATGTGCCATTTGGCCACACCCAAGGTCTTTTCTGTGTGAGTGGATCTACCACCTTTTCCTTTAAATCTCTCTCCTCCTGTGATGCCTATAAAACACTCAATCTTGAGTAGACAGCTGATGTGCTGTGACTGCTGCTCAGTATACTAAATCATAATTGTCTTACTGTTATTGTGTGCTCCTGTCATCTGTTTGTCATAGTCACCCATTTCTTGTTATAGACTTAGAGTatgctctttggggtagggacttaCTTTCCATTATATATGTACAATGTCTAACACAACTGAACTCCAATCTTGATTGGGAATTGTGATGGAGTATGTGCCCCCACAGGTAACGATAGTTAACTGGAGACAGACAGCAATTAGTGCACTTGGTTGCACCTGGAAGATGGGCCAGGCCCAGGTGAAGATGAAGCACAGCTGGGTGGTAAGCATAAAGGGAGGAAGTCAAGATGagaaggaggctgcagggagagaaggggggaaaaagaacCTCTGCAGCTGTTCTCTGGCTACTAGAGAGTGGAGGAAAGGCCTAGAGGCAGACAGAGTATGCTCGGGGGGCTGTGAGAAAGGACCTGAAGGAAAGGTAAGGTACAAAGTCCAGTGAGGCAGCAGACCATAGCTGCTTGCCATAAGAtctctggactggaacccagaagaGGTGGAggacctgggttcccctcccagTCCTCCAGGAAAGATGGTACGGAAACACCTAGACACAAAAAGGAGAACGAACTATTATTTGGAGCCAAGCCTCCAGGAAGAAAGTCCTCAGACACGTTGCGCTGCACAAGAGCAGGACAATCTTGCAGAGCCTGGAAGGTGTGAGACTGAAGGTAAGCAGGCCAGGGACCCAAGGGAGACCATCTCAGGGCTAGAGTGGCTATCAACAGGGGGCGCTAGGCGGGGGGAGAGCCTGCTACACCACACCACACCCAGCCTCAAGGGAATGCACCAGTGGGGAGGCTACTCTCCAGCTGAGGTTTATATGGATAGCAATAATTTATTGGACATAAATTTACTATATAAAACAATGGTACAAGTAATTTACCTGGAGGTGTAATTTGACATTTTTGCCGTAAAAAACAGCAGTCAGTGGACATTAATCCTCTGATTGTCCTAGTCTAGTCCCAACACTCATACTAGCTGGAAAACCCTATAACCCAACAGCTTTTTACACTTACAGAGCACTATTTatcaaaggatctcaaagcactccacAGACATAGGTAATTAGTCCCTTTTAGAACTGGGGAAAATGACAGCCAGCAGTCAGTGAGAGCTGAGCGTGAtcagtggtggggggtggggaaacaaGCTCTGGAGCTGGGATTTTTCAAGGAGCCAAAGCGAGTTAGCCTCCCAACTCCCATTTCATTTTGTTAGGAGAATAATCATAATCATCATCACCTGCCACAAGTGGATGAACTGTTGACCAAGGGTGTGCAATACCAAGAAATCATATAGTACAGGTAAGGTTCCAAGATCTTTTGGAGGTTAAATTGAGATTATTGGCATACTGACACTTTTTTATGATTTAGttgtattttttccaattttatACAAGTGTTAATGATTCCTCCCCTTAACATGTCTTACTACTAGATGGATTTAGCTGAATTCCTGCAGCTCAGAGAAGCTACTAGCATGAGTGCAGCAAATGCATATAGAGAGCGCAGTATTCAACACAGATATGGCTGCTTAATGTAGGACATGTTCACTCATTTTTTTAATGACAATTCAAAACACACACATTATACTTTCTTTCGATGCCCTTCCAGAATCACCACTTAAGTACAATGCAAAAGATAATCATACCTGGGAAGTATCTTTCTGGAACTTTGGAAATGTAAAAGAGAAAAGCTGCGGCAGCAATCAAGTACATCACAATTACTCGAGGAGCAAACTCCTGCAAAATAAAATGAAGCTTTAATGCTTAGTAGTAGATCATGAATGCCTACCCCATAACATTTGTCTAGCAAGTGCACTGCATACTTTGCAAGGACACAGCTTTACTCTTATTACTTTATTTACATGAATGTTGAACAGACTCCAAATCTGTAAGTAGTATCAAAACCGGAGACAGAAAAGGTTAAAGCTTAGCCCCACCTCTGTGCTCGAAAACaattctcccctccaccccccaatctTCTGCTTTCTCTGTGAAAGGTGAAATTCCATGATCGGAGATGCCCTCTTTTTTAATACATTCACACTGTGCCTGAGAACAGATTTCCTTAGGTTGGTCCCCACAACTCTACACTGAAGAATTTCCATCAGTAAGAATGCATTTTAAATTCATTGACTAATGACTAAAAGTTGGATCAATCAATGCCCTGTAAGTTCCTTTTGGAGGTAGGGACATAGTAAAAGGTAGTGCAGGGGGAAAACATTACTAAATCAGCTTGGAATCTTTGACCATGTGAAGCATAACTTACCACACACGATCTCATGAGGCTACTAAACACCAGATGGGAAAAAGGGATGCAGCGGTTCAGTGGAAAGCAACCTATATATTAGTTCCTTTTCTTTGAAGTCCCTATTACCACAGTGTCTTGCTGCCAACAGCAAAGCTTTCTATTTTTAGATGTACAGGAACAAGATCTGTAACACAGACTTATGCACAGAAATACTTTGAATACCCAGGCAATACTACTtagacaaaacatttttttttcacttgcaCTAATTATAGGCCTAGTCTAAAGTCCATTAAAGTGCCAGCATAAGAACCTGCACAGATTAGCATCATGGTAGGTTCTCATCTGTGTCTAGTTCATTATATAACTACTACAACTCATGTTTTACCATAAGACAGGTATATATTTCCCTCTTTCATCCTGCCATACTCCTTGCTTTTCAGGGCTGGGTAACCTTTACAACAGATTACGTTACTAGTCGGTTTATAACTGCTAACATTAGTAACTTTATTCATATTTTATGATCTATGGGTCATTTAAAAggcaaaggggtgtgtgtgtgtgtgtatatatatatatattatatatatatggctCATTTCTGGATTTGCCACAAACTCCAAGTAAGAGACTCTGCCCCAGGAGAGGATCAGAGTCAGAATCTGGCCGCTACCTCCCACACTTTATTTCAGGGGGGTGAAGCCAATAGAAAATCTGCACCAGTGCTACCTGACCCAGACTACTACTTTCCATTATGCTGTCTTGACTGCACACTGCACCCATCTGGAGGCAGGCAGTACAGTGACCCACATAGGTTGTTGTGTCCCAGAGGTGTATATCTAGGGTCACAGTTGTTccctatatttttttcttctcacaAGGCAGGTTTAATTAGTATGTTGTAAACCAGATTTAATTGATGCAGCTTGTTTTTAGTTCACATCCTGAGTTTAATATTTGAAGCTCTGCATTAGGTAAATCCAGTTCAAAGGTATTCATTTTTTAACCATGCTTCTATTCCAAAAAACGGGAGACAACTAGAAAATCAGAGGAATCGTGTCTGCTTCTGAGCTTACCTGCACAATAGCTGCACCAACTCCTCCATTGAGCCAAACCCAGTGGATAGTAGGAATGACTCCATATCCAGAGACGGAGCAAAAGATGACAGAACGCAGTCTGTGCCACTGTTGAGTGAGGTAGCTGGGATGAATCTGAGCAAAGAATACTGCAAGGATCATAGCAAGCACAGTGATCAAGTATACCTGACGCCAGTACTgcagaagaggaaaaaagaaaataattattttttcttctttggatAGGTGTGAAGATTATTAACACCCTTGGCAGAAAATGTACAAAGTGAAATAGAAATCAAATGTAGAGAAGGCTAACCATTGTTTCGTCTACACACTTTTCACCGTATACAAAATTG from Mauremys mutica isolate MM-2020 ecotype Southern chromosome 5, ASM2049712v1, whole genome shotgun sequence includes these protein-coding regions:
- the PAQR3 gene encoding progestin and adipoQ receptor family member 3 isoform X2 — encoded protein: MTSVLPSASASREDFVICSICLFCFQVCMLCSVGYHLFCCHRSEKTSRRWMALDYAGISIGILGCYVSGVFYAFYCNNYWRQVYLITVLAMILAVFFAQIHPSYLTQQWHRLRSVIFCSVSGYGVIPTIHWVWLNGGVGAAIVQEFAPRVIVMYLIAAAAFLFYISKVPERYFPGQLNYLGSSHQVWHILAVVMLYWWHQSTVYIMQYRHSKPCPDYSTHL